In one Flavobacteriales bacterium genomic region, the following are encoded:
- a CDS encoding ATP-binding protein — translation MRRIAIVGPESSGKTTLALELSERLGAAAVPEAARAFLTGLGRPYAEADLLTIAKLQVEREELEADASGRSGSGLLLCDTDLLTIRIWSEEKFGRCDPWIVAECERRRYDLWLLCRPDIPWEPDPLRENPHDRERLFVAYASRLQRLARPFRIIEGTLEQRLATAWAAILQLPD, via the coding sequence ATGCGGCGGATCGCGATCGTAGGCCCCGAGAGCAGCGGCAAGACCACGCTGGCCCTGGAACTCTCCGAGCGTCTGGGCGCTGCGGCGGTGCCCGAGGCCGCGCGCGCATTCCTGACCGGGCTCGGCCGGCCCTATGCGGAAGCGGACCTGCTCACGATCGCAAAGCTGCAGGTCGAGCGTGAGGAACTGGAAGCCGACGCCAGCGGGCGGTCCGGCAGCGGCCTGCTCCTCTGTGACACCGACCTGCTCACCATCCGCATCTGGTCCGAGGAGAAGTTCGGCCGCTGCGACCCATGGATCGTGGCGGAGTGCGAGCGCCGCCGCTATGACCTGTGGCTGCTATGCCGGCCGGACATCCCCTGGGAGCCCGATCCGCTCCGGGAGAATCCGCACGACCGGGAACGGCTCTTCGTGGCTTACGCATCTCGGCTGCAGCGGCTCGCAAGGCCCTTCCGGATCATCGAGGGCACGCTTGAACAGCGCCTTGCGACCGCTTGGGCCGCCATCCTGCAGCTGCCTGACTGA
- the gldA gene encoding gliding motility-associated ABC transporter ATP-binding subunit GldA, with amino-acid sequence MSISVRRITKFYGAQKALDDASFEIGAGEVVGFLGPNGAGKSTMMKILTCFIPPSSGDAVVGGFDTRTHSMEVRRRVGYLPEHNPLYLDLYVREHLDFVAGVHGLRDRSKRVDALVQRVGLGPEQHKRIGQLSKGYRQRVGLAQALIHDPQVLILDEPTSGLDPNQLVDIRALIKSLGREKTVMLSTHIMQEVEAICDRVIIIDKGRIVADDKASTLRGRQAQGAVLEVEFDRSPQANELLQVAGVLNARRKEGGTWLLAHPADRDIRPAIFEFAVQQGLKVLGMQRSERGLEEVFKELTGNR; translated from the coding sequence ATGTCCATTTCCGTCCGCCGGATCACCAAGTTCTACGGTGCCCAGAAAGCGCTCGATGACGCCTCCTTCGAGATCGGAGCCGGCGAGGTGGTGGGCTTCCTGGGGCCCAACGGCGCCGGGAAGAGCACGATGATGAAGATCCTCACCTGCTTCATCCCGCCCAGCAGCGGTGATGCCGTCGTGGGCGGCTTCGACACGCGGACGCACAGCATGGAGGTGAGGCGCCGCGTGGGCTACCTCCCCGAGCACAACCCGCTCTACCTCGACCTGTATGTGCGCGAGCACCTCGACTTCGTGGCGGGCGTGCATGGGCTGCGCGACCGCTCGAAGCGCGTGGATGCGCTCGTGCAGCGCGTTGGCCTGGGGCCCGAACAGCACAAGCGCATCGGCCAGCTCAGCAAGGGCTACCGCCAGCGCGTGGGACTGGCGCAAGCGCTCATCCACGATCCGCAGGTGCTGATCCTCGACGAGCCCACCAGCGGCCTCGACCCCAACCAGCTGGTGGACATCCGCGCGCTGATCAAGAGCCTGGGGCGCGAGAAGACGGTGATGCTCAGCACGCACATCATGCAGGAGGTGGAGGCCATCTGCGACCGCGTGATCATCATCGACAAGGGACGCATCGTGGCCGATGACAAGGCCAGCACCCTGCGCGGGCGCCAAGCCCAAGGGGCGGTGCTCGAGGTGGAGTTCGACCGCTCGCCGCAGGCCAACGAGCTCCTCCAGGTGGCGGGTGTGCTCAACGCGCGGCGCAAGGAGGGCGGCACTTGGCTGCTGGCGCACCCTGCCGACCGCGACATCCGGCCCGCCATCTTCGAGTTCGCCGTGCAGCAGGGGCTGAAGGTGCTGGGCATGCAGCGCAGCGAGCGCGGGCTGGAGGAGGTCTTCAAGGAACTCACGGGCAACCGCTAG
- a CDS encoding lycopene cyclase domain-containing protein: MEHYYYLGLDLFTLSFPLLRSFEPKLQYWRKWPGLFTGIAVMATVFLIWDAIFTAHGVWGFNPRYLTGPKFFHLPIEEWLFFLVVPYSCVFIYEALRHYVRRDILGRVARPLSIALIAVLLVVGGLHIDRIYTAITFLSTAAMLALHVFVLKSPYLGRFYLGYAVSLIPFFLVNGILTGWLLEEPIVWYNDAENLGIRLNTIPIEDSQYLLFFLLLTITFYERPLKRGHGDLPPVDQP; this comes from the coding sequence ATGGAGCACTACTACTACCTCGGCCTCGACCTCTTCACCCTGTCGTTCCCGCTGCTGCGGAGCTTCGAGCCCAAGCTGCAGTACTGGCGCAAGTGGCCAGGCCTCTTCACCGGCATCGCGGTGATGGCCACCGTCTTCCTCATCTGGGACGCCATCTTCACCGCCCATGGGGTGTGGGGATTCAACCCGCGCTACCTCACCGGCCCGAAGTTCTTCCACCTGCCCATCGAGGAGTGGCTCTTCTTCCTGGTGGTGCCCTACAGCTGCGTGTTCATCTATGAGGCCCTGCGCCATTATGTGCGGCGCGACATCCTGGGGAGGGTGGCACGGCCGCTGAGCATCGCCCTCATCGCGGTGCTGCTCGTGGTCGGTGGGCTCCACATCGACCGCATCTACACCGCCATCACCTTCCTCAGCACGGCCGCCATGCTGGCCTTGCATGTGTTCGTGTTGAAGAGCCCTTACCTCGGGCGGTTCTATCTGGGCTATGCCGTGAGCCTAATCCCCTTCTTCCTGGTGAACGGCATCCTCACCGGCTGGCTGCTCGAGGAGCCCATCGTGTGGTACAACGATGCGGAGAACCTCGGCATCCGCCTCAACACGATTCCTATCGAGGACAGTCAGTACCTGCTCTTCTTCCTGCTGCTCACCATCACTTTCTACGAGCGGCCGCTGAAGCGGGGGCATGGCGACCTGCCGCCGGTGGATCAGCCCTGA
- the crtI gene encoding phytoene desaturase family protein produces MRKKAIIIGSGIAGMATAIRLAAKGHEVEVFEAADAPGGKLAEFTEGGFRFDMGPSLFTRPDLVEELFREAGVDMEGRFRFVRLEEANRYFWEDGTRVTGFCDADRFAAELQDRLGVPVERTKAHIARAVELLGTTGRTFLEHSLHRMDTVLRGGFLKALASARPTELMGTLDSVNRTALGDHPKAVQLFNRFATYNGSNPFTTPGLMRMIPGLEHGQGAFYPVGGMYAIARALHLLAVDLGVRFRFGTPVERILLDEEDRRARGVRAAGRDHAAELVVSNMDIVPTYRKLLPGLKAPERTLAQERSSSALVFYWGVRGSFPELGLHNILFSNDYTAEFDHLFGKLAVYDDPTVYINITSKFTPGDAPAGCENWFTMINAPRDAGQDRATLVHQARRAITAKVKRTLGVDVEPLIAVERVLDPRMIAERTSSWQGSLYGTSSNSRWSAFLRHPNFHSSIQGLFFCGGSVHPGGGIPLALLSARIVASLIPAASPQRTPASA; encoded by the coding sequence GTGCGCAAGAAGGCCATCATCATCGGCTCCGGCATCGCTGGCATGGCGACCGCCATCCGCTTGGCGGCCAAGGGCCATGAAGTGGAGGTCTTCGAGGCCGCCGATGCCCCCGGTGGCAAGCTGGCCGAGTTCACCGAAGGCGGCTTCCGGTTCGACATGGGCCCTTCGCTATTCACGCGGCCCGATCTGGTGGAGGAGCTTTTCCGGGAGGCCGGCGTGGACATGGAGGGCCGGTTCCGCTTCGTCCGGCTGGAGGAGGCTAATCGGTACTTCTGGGAGGATGGCACGCGGGTCACCGGCTTCTGCGATGCCGATCGGTTCGCTGCCGAGCTGCAGGACCGATTGGGCGTACCTGTCGAACGCACCAAGGCCCATATCGCACGTGCGGTGGAGCTGCTGGGCACCACCGGACGCACATTCCTGGAGCATTCGCTGCACCGCATGGACACCGTGTTGCGCGGCGGCTTCCTCAAGGCCCTGGCTAGCGCCCGCCCGACAGAGCTCATGGGCACCCTGGACAGCGTGAACCGGACCGCCCTCGGCGACCACCCGAAGGCCGTGCAGCTCTTCAACCGCTTCGCCACTTACAATGGCAGCAATCCGTTCACCACGCCGGGGCTGATGCGCATGATTCCCGGTCTGGAGCACGGGCAGGGCGCCTTCTACCCGGTGGGCGGCATGTACGCCATCGCCCGGGCGCTGCACCTGCTGGCCGTTGACCTCGGCGTCCGGTTCAGGTTCGGCACGCCGGTGGAGCGCATCCTCCTCGATGAAGAGGACCGTCGCGCAAGGGGGGTGCGTGCCGCCGGCCGTGACCATGCGGCGGAGCTGGTGGTGAGCAACATGGACATCGTTCCCACCTACCGGAAACTGCTTCCCGGACTGAAGGCCCCCGAGCGCACGCTGGCCCAGGAGCGCAGCAGCAGCGCCTTGGTATTCTATTGGGGCGTGCGCGGCAGCTTCCCGGAGCTCGGCCTGCACAACATCCTCTTCAGCAACGATTATACTGCCGAGTTCGATCACCTTTTCGGGAAGCTGGCGGTCTATGATGACCCCACGGTGTACATCAACATCACCAGCAAGTTCACGCCCGGCGATGCGCCTGCGGGGTGCGAGAACTGGTTCACCATGATCAATGCCCCGCGCGATGCCGGCCAGGACCGCGCCACGCTGGTGCACCAGGCGCGCCGGGCCATCACCGCCAAGGTGAAGCGTACGCTGGGCGTCGATGTGGAGCCCTTGATCGCCGTGGAGCGGGTGCTCGACCCGCGGATGATCGCCGAGCGCACCTCCAGCTGGCAGGGCTCGCTGTATGGCACCAGCAGCAATTCGCGCTGGTCCGCCTTCCTGCGCCATCCCAATTTCCACAGCAGCATACAGGGCCTCTTCTTCTGCGGGGGGAGCGTCCACCCGGGTGGCGGCATCCCCCTGGCGCTGCTCAGTGCCCGCATCGTTGCCTCCCTCATCCCGGCGGCTTCGCCGCAACGAACCCCCGCAAGCGCATGA
- the atpC gene encoding ATP synthase F1 subunit epsilon produces MRVEIITPDKELFKGEATGVTVPGVDGSLGFLNNHAPLITVLKAGEVKVKTEKGEESFAVKGGVVEVMNNTVLVLAE; encoded by the coding sequence ATGCGCGTTGAAATAATCACCCCCGACAAGGAGCTCTTCAAGGGCGAGGCCACCGGTGTCACCGTACCCGGCGTGGATGGCAGCCTGGGCTTCCTGAACAACCATGCCCCGCTGATCACGGTGCTCAAGGCCGGTGAGGTGAAAGTGAAGACCGAGAAGGGCGAGGAGTCCTTCGCCGTGAAGGGCGGCGTGGTGGAGGTGATGAACAACACCGTGCTCGTGCTGGCGGAGTAG
- the pnuC gene encoding nicotinamide riboside transporter PnuC, producing MNTRLSRPLDPLSPTPTTLAWTAIEAAAAAGNLTYTVLMLYERRVGWLFGIVASALGVALFLHQQVYAQVALNAFYVGMGVYGWRTWGRSSSDALPITRRKPRFHLGIVALGALLTLCLALALRLLPDARLTGLDGFATAFSLLATWMLARKILENWAYWIAADAVAIALYALLGMWWYAALYIIYVGLSISALVRWHRTWKAAQG from the coding sequence GTGAACACCCGGTTGTCGCGCCCCCTCGACCCGCTCTCACCCACCCCGACCACCTTGGCCTGGACCGCTATCGAAGCCGCCGCCGCCGCGGGCAACCTGACTTACACCGTGCTGATGCTCTATGAGCGGCGCGTGGGCTGGCTGTTCGGCATCGTCGCCTCGGCGCTGGGTGTCGCCCTGTTCCTCCACCAACAGGTGTATGCCCAAGTGGCGCTCAACGCCTTCTATGTCGGCATGGGCGTCTACGGCTGGAGGACCTGGGGCCGGAGCAGCTCAGATGCCTTGCCCATCACCCGCCGCAAGCCGCGCTTCCATCTAGGCATCGTGGCCCTTGGCGCACTGCTCACGCTCTGCCTTGCCCTGGCCCTCCGCCTGCTTCCCGATGCCCGGCTCACCGGGCTGGACGGCTTTGCCACCGCCTTCAGCCTGCTCGCCACATGGATGCTGGCCCGCAAGATCCTCGAGAACTGGGCCTACTGGATCGCGGCGGATGCCGTGGCCATCGCGCTCTATGCGCTGCTCGGCATGTGGTGGTACGCGGCGCTCTACATCATCTACGTGGGGCTCTCCATCTCCGCGCTGGTCCGATGGCACCGGACGTGGAAGGCGGCTCAGGGCTGA
- a CDS encoding carotenoid biosynthesis protein has translation MRALVQRLDRRHATGLVLILHLVGLVALATPLAPHVLPLTPINLLLTAAAMVLFANLDRRTVALALLVGALGYSVEVLGVWTGRVFGSYTYGDVLGVKLLNVPLLIGLNWSMLVFAIGAVLERLRLPVWLKVAAGSAAMVALDLLIEPVAVHLGFWTWAQGDIPLQNYLAWGGVSAVFFTLFFAAPVRRENPLGPAVLLAQVVFFAGLNLVLGAV, from the coding sequence ATGAGAGCCCTCGTACAGCGCCTCGACCGGCGCCATGCCACCGGACTGGTGCTGATCCTCCACCTGGTGGGCCTCGTGGCCCTGGCCACGCCCCTGGCCCCGCATGTGCTCCCGCTCACGCCGATCAACCTATTGCTCACGGCGGCGGCCATGGTGCTCTTCGCCAACCTTGATCGACGCACGGTGGCCCTGGCCTTGTTGGTGGGCGCCCTGGGTTATTCCGTGGAAGTGCTGGGCGTGTGGACGGGCCGTGTCTTCGGTTCCTACACCTACGGCGATGTGCTCGGCGTCAAGCTGCTCAACGTCCCCTTGCTCATCGGCCTCAACTGGAGCATGCTTGTCTTCGCCATCGGCGCCGTCCTGGAGCGCCTGCGCCTTCCGGTGTGGCTGAAGGTGGCGGCGGGCAGCGCAGCCATGGTGGCGCTCGACCTGCTCATTGAGCCCGTGGCCGTGCACCTCGGCTTCTGGACCTGGGCGCAGGGCGACATCCCGCTGCAGAACTACCTCGCGTGGGGAGGGGTGAGCGCGGTCTTCTTCACGCTCTTCTTCGCCGCTCCGGTGCGGCGCGAGAATCCGCTGGGCCCTGCCGTGCTGCTGGCGCAGGTGGTTTTCTTTGCCGGGCTCAACCTGGTGCTGGGCGCCGTGTGA
- a CDS encoding bifunctional riboflavin kinase/FAD synthetase yields the protein MQVHTDIADFKGVKRPVLTTGTFDGVHRGHRAIIDRLIARARKEEGESVLFTFHPHPRMVLFPGDDELKLLSTQEEKRVLLEAAGLDHLLVVPFSRQFSRMHAIDYVRDVLVGAIGVRAVVIGYDHRFGRNREGDLVLLRQLGEAYDIAVEEIPAQEVDRVKVSSTKIRQALLIGEARAANELLGYRYPLTGVVVKGDQLGRTMGYPTANIGAIDPQKLIPADGVYAVEVALKDGLHGGMLYIGERPTLAGAAHRNVEVNIFDLDRDLYGEAITVRFIDRIRGDQRFESLEALTQQLHADRRIAMQRINEPLH from the coding sequence ATGCAGGTACACACCGACATCGCCGATTTCAAGGGCGTGAAGCGGCCCGTGCTCACCACGGGCACCTTCGACGGCGTGCATCGCGGCCACCGCGCGATCATCGACCGGCTCATCGCACGGGCCCGGAAAGAGGAGGGCGAGAGCGTGCTCTTCACCTTCCATCCGCATCCCCGCATGGTGCTTTTCCCCGGCGATGATGAGCTGAAGCTGCTGAGCACCCAGGAAGAGAAGCGCGTCCTGTTGGAGGCCGCCGGCCTCGACCACCTGCTGGTAGTCCCCTTCAGCCGCCAATTCTCGCGCATGCACGCCATCGATTACGTCCGCGACGTGCTCGTGGGCGCCATCGGCGTGCGCGCCGTCGTCATCGGATACGACCACCGGTTCGGCCGCAACCGCGAGGGCGACCTCGTGCTGCTGCGCCAGCTGGGGGAGGCCTACGACATCGCGGTGGAGGAGATCCCCGCTCAGGAAGTCGACCGGGTGAAGGTGAGCAGCACCAAGATCCGCCAGGCACTGCTGATCGGCGAGGCCCGCGCCGCCAATGAGCTGCTCGGCTACCGCTACCCCTTGACCGGCGTGGTGGTGAAGGGCGACCAGCTGGGCCGCACCATGGGCTATCCCACCGCCAACATCGGGGCCATCGATCCGCAGAAGCTCATTCCGGCCGACGGGGTCTATGCCGTGGAGGTGGCGCTGAAGGACGGCCTGCACGGCGGCATGCTCTACATCGGCGAACGGCCCACCCTGGCGGGTGCTGCCCACCGCAACGTGGAGGTCAACATCTTCGATCTGGACCGCGATCTGTACGGCGAAGCCATTACCGTGCGTTTCATCGACCGGATCCGTGGCGACCAGCGCTTCGAGAGCCTGGAGGCCCTCACGCAGCAGCTGCATGCGGACCGGCGCATCGCCATGCAACGGATCAACGAACCCCTGCACTGA
- the atpD gene encoding F0F1 ATP synthase subunit beta yields MSKHIGKVVQVIGPVVDVRFEAGNDLPNIYDALHITRPDGSVLVLETQQLIGEDTVRAISMESTDGLQRGAEVVGQGRPISMPIGDAIKGRLFNVTGQAIDGMKPVGSGKSYPIHREAPKFEELSTSTEVLFTGIKVIDLIEPYAKGGKIGLFGGAGVGKTVLIQELINNIAKGYSGYSVFAGVGERTREGNDLLREMIEAGIIKYGEEFKHSMEHGGWDLSKVNYDDLASSQATFIFGQMNEPPGARARVALSGLTLAEYFRDGDEQSGGRDILFFVDNIFRFTQAGSEVSALLGRMPSAVGYQPTLATEMGAMQERITSTKRGSITSVQAVYVPADDLTDPAPATTFAHLDATTVLSRKIAELGIYPSVDPLDSTSRILTPAIVGAEHYNCAQRVKAILQRYKELQDIIAILGMDELSEEDKMAVNRARKVQRFLSQPFFVAEQFTGLKGVMVPIEETIKGFNMILDGEMDEYPETAFNLKGSIEDVIAAGKKMLAEAAKA; encoded by the coding sequence ATGTCCAAGCACATCGGAAAGGTCGTCCAGGTCATCGGACCGGTGGTCGACGTACGCTTCGAGGCCGGCAATGACCTGCCCAACATCTACGACGCGCTCCACATCACTCGCCCTGACGGGTCGGTGCTGGTGCTGGAGACCCAGCAGCTGATCGGCGAGGACACCGTTCGGGCCATCTCCATGGAGAGCACGGACGGCCTGCAGCGCGGGGCCGAGGTGGTGGGCCAGGGCAGGCCCATCAGCATGCCCATCGGTGATGCCATCAAGGGCCGCCTATTCAACGTGACCGGCCAGGCCATCGACGGCATGAAGCCCGTGGGCTCGGGCAAGAGCTATCCCATCCACCGCGAGGCCCCCAAGTTCGAGGAACTGAGCACCAGCACCGAGGTGCTCTTCACCGGAATCAAGGTGATCGACCTCATCGAGCCCTACGCCAAGGGCGGCAAGATCGGTCTGTTCGGCGGCGCTGGCGTGGGCAAGACGGTGCTCATCCAGGAGCTGATCAACAACATCGCCAAGGGCTACAGCGGCTACAGCGTGTTCGCTGGCGTGGGCGAGCGCACCCGTGAGGGCAACGACCTGCTGCGCGAGATGATCGAGGCCGGCATCATCAAGTACGGCGAAGAGTTCAAGCACAGCATGGAGCACGGCGGCTGGGACCTGAGCAAGGTGAACTACGACGACCTCGCCTCCAGCCAAGCCACCTTCATCTTCGGACAGATGAACGAGCCGCCCGGCGCCCGCGCCCGCGTGGCCCTGAGCGGCCTCACCCTCGCCGAGTACTTCCGCGATGGCGATGAGCAGAGCGGCGGCCGCGACATCCTCTTCTTCGTGGACAACATCTTCCGCTTCACCCAGGCCGGTTCCGAGGTGAGCGCGCTGCTGGGCCGCATGCCCAGCGCCGTGGGCTACCAGCCCACTCTGGCCACCGAGATGGGCGCCATGCAGGAGCGCATCACCTCCACCAAGCGCGGCTCCATCACCTCGGTGCAGGCCGTGTACGTGCCCGCGGACGACCTGACCGACCCCGCCCCCGCCACCACCTTCGCGCACCTCGACGCCACCACGGTGCTGAGCCGCAAGATCGCCGAGCTCGGCATTTATCCCTCGGTGGACCCCTTGGACAGCACCAGCCGGATCCTCACCCCGGCCATCGTGGGCGCCGAGCACTACAACTGCGCCCAGCGCGTGAAGGCCATCCTGCAGCGCTACAAGGAGCTGCAGGACATTATCGCCATCCTCGGCATGGACGAGCTGAGCGAGGAGGATAAAATGGCCGTGAACCGCGCCCGCAAGGTGCAGCGCTTCCTCAGCCAGCCCTTCTTCGTGGCCGAGCAGTTCACCGGCCTCAAGGGCGTGATGGTGCCCATCGAGGAGACCATCAAGGGCTTCAACATGATCCTCGACGGCGAGATGGACGAGTACCCCGAGACGGCCTTCAACCTGAAGGGCAGCATCGAGGACGTGATCGCCGCCGGTAAGAAGATGCTCGCAGAAGCCGCGAAGGCCTAA
- a CDS encoding DCC1-like thiol-disulfide oxidoreductase family protein — protein sequence MPSQRTPSSSSGIIFFDGVCGLCNRFVDRLLRIDRSARFRFAPLQGPTAQEQLPVGLAQGLESVVYLRRGVVLQRSAAAIRILMDLGGWRRGYGLLLLVPSFIRDGIYTWVARNRYAWFGKRDACRVPTEAERGRFLP from the coding sequence GTGCCGAGCCAGCGCACCCCGTCAAGCAGCAGCGGAATCATCTTCTTCGACGGCGTTTGCGGCCTGTGCAACCGATTCGTTGACCGGTTGCTCCGGATTGACAGGTCCGCGCGCTTCCGTTTCGCGCCGCTGCAAGGGCCCACCGCGCAGGAGCAGCTTCCAGTCGGCCTGGCTCAAGGGCTTGAAAGCGTGGTCTACCTGCGCCGAGGCGTGGTGCTGCAGCGCTCGGCGGCGGCCATACGCATCCTCATGGACTTGGGCGGTTGGCGGCGCGGCTACGGTCTGCTGCTGCTGGTGCCAAGCTTCATCCGGGATGGAATCTATACTTGGGTGGCGCGCAACCGGTATGCCTGGTTCGGCAAGCGCGATGCGTGCCGCGTGCCGACGGAGGCGGAGCGCGGACGCTTCCTGCCCTAG
- a CDS encoding leucine-rich repeat domain-containing protein yields MRHALLTALLLLTAAAARAQLLSQAALDSTRTYRSLERALAEPDRVYRLDLSGQKLKAVPEGIRQLNRLNALDLSGNRLKELPAWLGELTAMQEFRASRNRLSQFPEAVCKWRHLKRLDLSRNDIAAVPKCAGGLKQLVSLDLWDTDVADFPRELGDMDALRFLDLRNIQYSQEEMDRIQELLPKTKIHFSAPCDCGM; encoded by the coding sequence ATGCGCCACGCGCTGCTCACCGCCCTTCTGCTGCTGACGGCCGCTGCGGCCCGGGCGCAATTGCTCTCGCAAGCGGCGCTCGATTCCACCCGCACCTACCGCAGCCTGGAGCGGGCCCTGGCCGAGCCGGACCGGGTCTACCGGCTCGACCTCTCGGGCCAGAAACTGAAGGCGGTGCCCGAGGGCATCCGCCAGCTGAACCGCCTGAACGCGCTCGACCTCAGCGGCAACAGGCTGAAGGAACTCCCCGCATGGCTCGGCGAGCTCACCGCCATGCAGGAGTTCCGCGCCTCACGCAACCGCCTGTCGCAGTTCCCAGAAGCCGTATGCAAGTGGCGGCACCTGAAGCGCCTGGACCTGAGCCGCAACGACATCGCCGCTGTGCCCAAGTGCGCCGGCGGGCTCAAGCAGCTCGTTTCGCTCGACCTCTGGGATACCGACGTGGCCGACTTCCCGAGGGAGCTGGGCGACATGGACGCCCTGCGCTTCCTGGACCTGCGGAACATCCAGTACAGCCAGGAGGAGATGGACCGCATCCAGGAACTGCTGCCGAAGACCAAGATCCACTTCAGCGCACCGTGCGACTGCGGCATGTAG
- a CDS encoding T9SS type A sorting domain-containing protein — protein sequence MRSLPTFLCLFCMVFGASAALPPVAHAPLGRHMQEVNAQWPQMDPIGAADGTTARFGTEADRIRMHLQLVRERLAMRSGPALDPSQRAKRAMLLGRLGDYADARTFPRNESVAHRNPVFIDAYGNACAVGWLMIESGHGELAHRISETMNLAYVLEMPRSPLWPQVAAWADAHGFDAAELAWIQPAYPPNLPWQPLGDGTNGTVRVALPLSDGRLLIAGDFTEAGGMAASGVAIWDGSAHQALGGGVMGTVACAVEHEGALYVGGSGLSGAADLGKWNGTAWEFSTVFEGKAPRVTALHVHNGALHAAGTIVGFAGESDGVMRWEGGQWQPVGSLLNGAVTALASHAGRLVAAGEFTGFELDPVPMLRHVAELEGNEWSELVGGLDAPVHDLMSVEGVLYAAGALYANIAPVFGMARLAPGGAAWELLLPNLSGYIQPSIGPARINSMVEHEGAIYIAGSFVSYTFVTVGTGIARWSGIDQVEPLGIPEQPVLAVATYAGELVAGGEFSQWQPYITSVGLATGIADEPMQGMVTVTPNPAADRVRIGGVKGAATAAVLIMDASGRAVQAPLERFSDAVVVDASRLAGGAYLVRIGHPGASVLARFVRE from the coding sequence ATGCGATCGCTCCCAACATTCCTCTGCCTCTTTTGCATGGTCTTCGGCGCCAGCGCCGCATTGCCGCCCGTTGCGCATGCCCCTTTGGGCAGGCACATGCAGGAGGTGAACGCCCAATGGCCGCAGATGGATCCGATTGGCGCCGCCGATGGCACCACCGCGCGGTTCGGCACGGAAGCGGATCGGATCCGCATGCACCTGCAGCTCGTGCGCGAGCGATTGGCCATGCGCTCCGGGCCTGCCTTGGATCCTTCGCAGCGCGCCAAGCGCGCCATGCTGCTGGGCAGGCTGGGCGACTACGCCGATGCGCGCACCTTCCCGCGCAATGAATCGGTCGCGCACCGCAACCCGGTCTTCATCGATGCCTACGGGAATGCCTGCGCGGTGGGCTGGCTGATGATCGAGAGCGGCCATGGCGAGCTGGCGCACCGCATCAGCGAAACGATGAACCTCGCCTATGTGCTTGAGATGCCCCGTTCGCCGCTATGGCCGCAGGTCGCCGCATGGGCGGATGCGCATGGATTCGATGCCGCCGAGCTCGCTTGGATACAGCCGGCCTATCCGCCCAATCTGCCCTGGCAGCCCTTGGGGGATGGAACGAACGGCACGGTGCGCGTGGCGCTGCCCCTATCGGATGGCCGTCTGCTCATCGCCGGTGATTTCACGGAGGCCGGAGGGATGGCCGCGAGCGGCGTGGCCATCTGGGATGGCTCGGCCCACCAGGCGCTGGGTGGCGGCGTGATGGGAACGGTGGCTTGCGCCGTGGAGCATGAAGGCGCGTTGTACGTAGGCGGAAGCGGCCTCAGCGGCGCAGCGGACCTCGGCAAGTGGAACGGGACCGCCTGGGAGTTCAGCACCGTGTTCGAGGGCAAGGCGCCACGGGTGACTGCGCTGCATGTCCACAACGGTGCATTGCATGCTGCGGGCACCATCGTGGGCTTCGCCGGCGAGAGCGATGGCGTGATGCGGTGGGAGGGCGGCCAATGGCAGCCGGTGGGCAGCCTGCTCAACGGTGCCGTGACCGCCCTGGCCTCGCATGCCGGTCGGCTGGTGGCCGCGGGTGAATTCACCGGCTTCGAGCTGGATCCGGTGCCGATGCTGCGGCATGTAGCGGAGCTGGAGGGCAATGAATGGAGCGAGCTGGTCGGCGGCCTTGATGCGCCGGTGCATGACCTGATGAGCGTCGAAGGCGTGCTCTATGCCGCCGGGGCCCTCTATGCCAACATCGCACCTGTCTTCGGCATGGCACGCCTGGCACCCGGTGGGGCGGCATGGGAGCTCCTGCTGCCGAACCTCAGCGGGTACATCCAGCCGTCCATCGGCCCTGCCCGCATCAACAGCATGGTGGAGCACGAAGGCGCCATCTACATCGCCGGGTCGTTCGTCAGCTACACCTTCGTCACCGTCGGCACCGGCATCGCCCGATGGTCCGGCATCGACCAGGTTGAGCCGCTGGGCATCCCTGAGCAGCCGGTGCTTGCCGTGGCGACCTACGCCGGTGAATTGGTGGCCGGCGGGGAGTTCTCGCAATGGCAGCCCTACATCACGAGCGTGGGCCTGGCGACGGGCATTGCCGATGAGCCCATGCAAGGGATGGTGACGGTGACGCCCAATCCGGCAGCGGACCGCGTTCGGATCGGTGGGGTGAAGGGCGCTGCAACCGCCGCGGTCCTCATCATGGATGCCTCCGGCCGTGCGGTGCAAGCGCCGCTCGAGCGGTTCTCGGATGCGGTGGTGGTGGATGCTTCCCGGTTGGCGGGCGGGGCCTATCTGGTCCGCATCGGGCACCCTGGGGCGTCCGTGCTCGCGCGGTTCGTGCGCGAGTGA